In Flavivirga abyssicola, the following are encoded in one genomic region:
- a CDS encoding OmpH family outer membrane protein, translating to MNKLAFPLSLIAIAASVFAIFQLQSSSEQVYVDVNKLLDGYKRTKIVKAEFEAKAKTLNANVDSLMADWQNELKTYEKERSRMSKKELELKQQLLGNKQQQINNYQQVIQKQIQEEDKKSTQTVINDINDYVKEYGKKHNHKIIFGASGGGNIMYADEVSDLTQEILEGLNAEFEGK from the coding sequence ATGAACAAACTAGCATTCCCATTATCCCTAATTGCCATAGCAGCAAGTGTTTTTGCCATTTTCCAATTGCAATCGTCTTCAGAACAAGTATATGTAGATGTTAATAAACTACTAGATGGTTACAAGCGTACCAAAATTGTAAAAGCAGAATTTGAAGCCAAAGCAAAAACACTTAATGCCAATGTAGATAGTTTAATGGCTGATTGGCAAAATGAACTTAAAACCTATGAAAAGGAACGTTCTAGAATGAGTAAAAAAGAATTAGAATTAAAACAACAACTGTTAGGGAATAAACAACAGCAAATAAATAATTACCAACAAGTTATACAAAAGCAGATACAGGAAGAGGATAAAAAATCGACACAAACCGTCATTAACGATATTAATGATTATGTAAAAGAATATGGTAAAAAACATAACCACAAAATCATATTTGGAGCTAGTGGAGGTGGTAATATTATGTATGCAGATGAGGTTTCAGACTTAACTCAGGAAATATTAGAAGGTCTTAATGCAGAATTTGAAGGCAAATAA